A genomic stretch from Pelagicoccus enzymogenes includes:
- a CDS encoding DoxX family protein: MKSPLAGLSKFDFFGVLLLRIGVGAVLAFHGYPILTGGGSVWTDVGKGAAIASLPPSFFEYAGLASGILQFIGGILLIIGMFTRGTALLLSIVVGFAIANLIAAGSFQLGFLAHLQMILALLGLVFIGPGRLSLDRKGI; encoded by the coding sequence ATGAAATCCCCGCTCGCAGGCCTCAGCAAATTCGACTTTTTCGGCGTCCTCCTCCTTCGCATCGGCGTGGGCGCCGTGCTCGCCTTCCATGGCTATCCAATCCTCACCGGAGGCGGAAGCGTGTGGACGGACGTGGGCAAAGGCGCGGCCATCGCCAGCCTGCCTCCCAGCTTTTTCGAATACGCCGGCCTCGCCTCGGGAATCTTGCAATTCATCGGCGGCATTCTTCTCATCATCGGAATGTTCACCCGCGGCACTGCCCTTCTACTCAGTATCGTCGTCGGATTCGCCATCGCGAACCTGATTGCTGCCGGCTCCTTCCAGCTCGGCTTCCTCGCGCACCTGCAGATGATACTCGCCCTGCTCGGACTCGTATTCATCGGTCCAGGACGCCTCAGCCTAGACCGCAAAGGGATCTAG
- the ubiE gene encoding bifunctional demethylmenaquinone methyltransferase/2-methoxy-6-polyprenyl-1,4-benzoquinol methylase UbiE, with protein sequence MPDPDKVNSMFSRIAAKYDLANRALSLGIDTLWRDRLVDEVWLRNPSHITDLATGSGDVAFELRKEFDPQIRIDGLDFCEPMLDEARKKQAKAGYQNMSFAVGDCLALPLPDASTDAVTISFGYRNLGDRHQGLLEMRRILRPSSGYLYILEFSQPLTIVRPFYYFYLKTLLPNIAGALTGDVSAYQYLSDSIEAFPPREGITEELRRAGFRDIKAIPMTCGMVALHIAKA encoded by the coding sequence ATGCCAGACCCAGACAAAGTAAACTCCATGTTCAGCCGCATCGCGGCCAAGTACGATCTCGCCAACCGCGCCCTTAGCCTCGGCATCGACACCCTCTGGCGCGACCGGCTGGTCGACGAAGTCTGGCTGCGCAACCCAAGCCACATCACCGACTTGGCAACCGGCAGCGGAGACGTGGCATTCGAGCTGCGCAAGGAGTTCGATCCCCAAATCCGAATCGACGGACTCGACTTCTGCGAACCCATGCTGGACGAGGCTCGCAAGAAACAAGCAAAGGCGGGCTACCAAAACATGAGCTTCGCCGTCGGCGACTGCCTAGCCCTTCCCTTGCCCGACGCCTCGACCGACGCCGTTACCATCTCCTTCGGCTACCGCAACTTAGGCGACCGACACCAGGGGCTGCTGGAAATGCGACGCATCCTCCGCCCATCCAGCGGGTACCTATATATACTAGAGTTCTCGCAACCGCTTACCATCGTCAGGCCATTCTACTACTTCTACCTAAAGACCCTGCTGCCCAATATCGCCGGAGCGCTCACCGGCGACGTCAGCGCCTACCAATACCTTAGCGACTCCATCGAAGCCTTCCCACCGCGAGAGGGAATCACGGAGGAGCTTAGGCGAGCGGGATTTCGCGACATCAAGGCCATCCCCATGACATGCGGCATGGTAGCCTTGCACATCGCCAAAGCCTGA
- a CDS encoding HD domain-containing protein, with the protein MPSNSARLAQQMAFIIEADKLKNIFRQSYISDASRRENDAEHSWHLALMAITLHEHANDPDLDLLKILRMVIVHDIVEIDAGDTYIYDEAHKQDQAEREQKAAERLFGLLPSEQAAAFRSDWDEFEAGASPEARFAKAIDRLHPMLLNHLAGGKTWSKHGVVASQVRDINRKIGEGSQALWDFAQDLIEKSIKSGSLPDR; encoded by the coding sequence ATGCCCTCCAACTCCGCCCGGCTCGCTCAGCAGATGGCCTTCATCATCGAAGCCGACAAGCTGAAGAACATTTTCCGCCAATCCTACATCAGCGACGCGTCTCGCCGAGAAAACGACGCCGAACACTCCTGGCACCTCGCCCTCATGGCGATCACCCTGCACGAGCACGCTAACGATCCCGATCTCGACCTGCTAAAAATCCTCCGTATGGTGATCGTTCACGACATTGTGGAGATCGACGCCGGCGACACCTACATCTACGACGAAGCCCACAAGCAAGACCAAGCGGAGCGGGAGCAGAAAGCTGCCGAACGGCTGTTCGGCTTGCTGCCATCCGAGCAAGCGGCGGCGTTCCGGTCTGACTGGGACGAATTCGAGGCCGGAGCCAGCCCCGAAGCCCGTTTCGCCAAGGCAATCGACAGGCTCCACCCCATGTTGCTCAACCACCTCGCCGGGGGAAAAACCTGGAGCAAGCACGGCGTAGTTGCCAGCCAAGTACGGGACATAAACCGGAAAATAGGGGAAGGCAGCCAGGCGCTCTGGGACTTCGCACAGGACCTGATCGAAAAGTCCATCAAGTCAGGCAGCCTTCCCGACAGATAG
- a CDS encoding VOC family protein has protein sequence MSEPTVNLSLTVKDGNKALDFYANAFGATELYRMPTPAGGVAHAEFQIGSSKIYLSDESEDWHAYAMPAGAKASCLFSIAVENCDEACAKALGAGAEVLNEPADMFWGARYAMVKDPFGYRWALTQIVEELSPEEMDRRAKEAVGFA, from the coding sequence ATGAGTGAACCCACCGTTAATCTTTCACTAACCGTCAAAGACGGAAACAAGGCCTTGGACTTTTACGCCAATGCCTTTGGAGCCACGGAACTCTACCGCATGCCGACGCCGGCGGGTGGCGTGGCTCACGCCGAGTTTCAGATAGGGAGCTCCAAGATCTACCTTTCAGACGAGTCTGAGGACTGGCACGCCTACGCCATGCCTGCTGGGGCCAAGGCTTCTTGCCTGTTTTCGATTGCTGTAGAGAACTGCGACGAAGCTTGCGCCAAGGCTTTAGGGGCGGGAGCGGAGGTGTTGAACGAGCCGGCGGATATGTTTTGGGGTGCCCGCTACGCGATGGTCAAAGATCCGTTTGGATATCGCTGGGCACTGACGCAAATCGTCGAGGAACTGTCGCCAGAGGAGATGGACCGCCGGGCGAAGGAGGCGGTAGGTTTCGCTTAG
- the erpA gene encoding iron-sulfur cluster insertion protein ErpA produces MITLTTRAADKIRELQEDAGEGKLLRVFVESGGCSGFQYGMSFDEQKADDQVLESEGVRFLTDEASLAYMNGSKIDFDDGLQGKGFDIQNPNAESTCGCGKSFS; encoded by the coding sequence ATGATAACACTCACCACACGAGCTGCGGATAAGATTCGAGAGCTTCAGGAGGACGCGGGCGAGGGTAAGCTTTTGCGCGTTTTCGTGGAGTCCGGAGGCTGTTCTGGATTTCAGTACGGCATGTCGTTCGACGAGCAAAAGGCGGACGATCAGGTGCTGGAGAGCGAGGGCGTGCGTTTTTTGACGGACGAAGCGAGCTTGGCATACATGAACGGCAGCAAGATCGATTTTGACGATGGGCTGCAAGGCAAGGGCTTCGACATCCAGAATCCCAACGCGGAGAGCACCTGCGGCTGCGGAAAATCCTTCAGCTGA
- a CDS encoding flagellin has translation MSISLSTNQSATLARDNLASVSSHLQKSLSRLSSGSRILSPSDDAGGLAVSMKMSAAIKRQAAASANISNAMSYLQTQDGALDSANQILSRIGELKNMVQDVTKNETDKANYNTEFRYLQDQLADLSTQQFNGVSLFSSAGLSVKTGVDGTDASVAIGGVDLLESSTLFQDKFSGNSLSGDWTVDSGSVSVSDGVLTIDTGQITLNEAFDEPVHVEVGMRLDHPSDLVDVYNDSNYYFSDYIDGTEVPDGGWHTLSFDLNADGTMSSLQLDGNDFSAATGTVSTTPGSISLSLWEGGGANGAEFRNLKVSSQSGSSVSDTASVQEASGLQALDIDTLKSAIEDLAGFRAQNGAQQSRLQFAKEQLEVSRINLSEANSRVVDVDLAVESTALARFNILQQASASMLSQANQSQQVALRLIG, from the coding sequence ATGTCTATTTCGCTGTCAACGAACCAGTCGGCGACATTGGCCAGGGATAACCTAGCCTCTGTCAGCTCGCATTTGCAGAAGAGCCTGAGTCGGCTTTCCAGCGGAAGCCGTATTCTGTCGCCTTCGGACGATGCGGGAGGGCTTGCGGTTTCCATGAAGATGTCGGCGGCGATCAAGCGTCAGGCGGCAGCCAGCGCGAACATTTCTAATGCGATGTCGTATTTGCAGACGCAGGACGGGGCCTTGGATTCCGCCAACCAAATCCTTTCCCGCATTGGCGAACTGAAAAACATGGTTCAGGACGTCACCAAGAACGAGACGGACAAGGCCAACTACAACACTGAGTTTCGTTACTTGCAGGATCAGTTGGCCGACCTCTCGACGCAGCAGTTCAACGGGGTTTCGCTGTTCAGCAGCGCGGGACTTTCTGTGAAGACCGGGGTCGACGGTACCGACGCGTCGGTCGCCATAGGTGGGGTGGATCTCTTGGAGTCGAGCACCTTGTTTCAGGACAAGTTTTCCGGAAACAGCCTCAGCGGCGATTGGACGGTCGATTCTGGCTCCGTCTCGGTAAGCGACGGAGTGCTCACGATCGATACGGGGCAGATCACTTTGAACGAAGCCTTCGATGAGCCAGTCCACGTAGAGGTCGGCATGCGGCTGGACCATCCGTCCGACTTGGTGGACGTGTATAATGATTCCAACTACTATTTCAGCGACTATATCGATGGAACTGAAGTGCCCGATGGCGGTTGGCATACCTTGTCCTTCGATTTGAATGCGGACGGCACGATGTCTAGCTTGCAGCTTGACGGAAACGATTTCTCCGCGGCGACCGGCACGGTGTCTACCACTCCTGGCTCGATATCGCTTAGCCTGTGGGAAGGCGGTGGGGCTAACGGAGCTGAATTCCGAAATCTCAAGGTTTCTTCCCAATCCGGCTCGAGCGTCTCTGATACGGCCTCGGTGCAGGAGGCGTCCGGGTTGCAGGCCCTCGACATCGACACCCTAAAAAGCGCGATAGAGGACCTTGCCGGTTTTCGAGCTCAGAACGGCGCCCAGCAAAGTCGTCTGCAGTTTGCCAAGGAGCAACTTGAAGTCAGCCGGATCAATCTCTCCGAGGCGAATAGCCGGGTGGTCGATGTGGACCTCGCGGTGGAGTCGACAGCCTTGGCGAGGTTCAACATCTTGCAGCAGGCGAGCGCGTCCATGCTCAGCCAAGCGAACCAAAGCCAGCAAGTCGCGCTCAGGCTGATCGGCTAG
- a CDS encoding MBL fold metallo-hydrolase RNA specificity domain-containing protein — translation MGWKIEQRNGLYLPAVDWHLDARKPTARSFVSHAHFDHMGKHETILCSPPTAQLIRQRLPGKRNWMVKEFGEAFELEPGVEACLYPAGHIVGSAMLWLQKDSESFLYTGDFKLSPGISAEPCQPVAADTLVIETTYGLPRYTFPPENEVFADIVRFCHETLENGDTPVLFGYSLGKSQAILRSLANEGLEVMLHPTALKLTQSCQKLGWTFPRFLPFDARSQKGKVVISPPLGKQSEWMQSIHNPKTAMISGWAVDASSTYRYQCDKTFPLSDHADYLDLQNFVAQVQPKVVYTVHGFAKEFAATLRQQGYQAWALGLENQLGLNIEAPTATPSEELSPTPPVASIPSENSPHNSFHRLAETVEALSQTDSHLKKLDLIGRLLAPLEAQEVADALSLLHRAPPELLAELPAKLVKQSLILATGSNEAKFKALYHDFRDNRKAARVLFSQNPSAPTRTLSQISSFLKTLSSAPNPIFKQSLLSEHFRKLSPAEGCVLFDYLSGTPQSGVSADLLCQAISHHFQRPLESVRAAYLRCADFAQVSEAATRDSLAKIRIQSFHPILPMQAATEASAEAVIEKQGLSLWAEREHDGIRCQIHKDGEHVDLYSKSGERITHLFPEFLEAARSIPQHFICDAVVVPWGYEEPLPRSELDKRLNRKAEELFLGEEVPVTLWLVDLLSLSGEDLLDLPLEKRRQRLDSFSVNPKIRITPVLPLMGVEQVELALEQSAASGCSGLLFKDPQSPYDPLSNAPAWLRLPAKACN, via the coding sequence GTGGGCTGGAAAATAGAGCAACGAAACGGGCTCTACCTGCCCGCTGTCGACTGGCACCTCGACGCCCGCAAGCCCACCGCTCGCTCCTTCGTCTCCCACGCCCATTTCGACCACATGGGCAAGCACGAGACCATCCTCTGCAGCCCTCCCACCGCTCAACTGATACGGCAGCGCTTGCCGGGCAAGCGGAACTGGATGGTCAAGGAATTCGGCGAAGCCTTCGAACTGGAGCCCGGCGTCGAAGCATGCCTCTACCCCGCCGGCCACATCGTCGGATCCGCCATGCTCTGGCTCCAGAAGGACTCAGAGAGCTTTCTATACACCGGCGACTTCAAGCTCAGCCCCGGCATCTCCGCAGAGCCCTGCCAACCGGTTGCCGCCGACACGCTCGTCATCGAGACGACGTATGGACTTCCTCGATACACCTTCCCTCCGGAAAACGAGGTTTTCGCAGACATCGTTCGCTTCTGCCACGAAACCCTGGAAAACGGCGACACTCCCGTGCTTTTCGGCTACAGCCTCGGCAAAAGCCAAGCGATCCTGCGATCGCTCGCAAACGAGGGCTTGGAGGTTATGCTGCACCCGACGGCATTGAAACTCACCCAATCCTGCCAAAAGCTCGGCTGGACCTTCCCTCGCTTCCTGCCTTTCGATGCTCGCAGCCAAAAAGGAAAAGTCGTCATTTCGCCGCCTTTGGGAAAGCAATCCGAGTGGATGCAAAGTATCCACAACCCTAAGACGGCTATGATTTCGGGTTGGGCGGTGGACGCGTCCTCCACTTACCGGTACCAGTGCGACAAAACCTTTCCCCTTTCCGACCACGCCGACTACCTCGACCTACAGAACTTCGTCGCCCAAGTGCAGCCCAAGGTGGTCTACACCGTACACGGCTTCGCCAAAGAGTTTGCAGCGACCCTCCGCCAACAAGGCTACCAAGCCTGGGCGCTCGGTCTGGAAAACCAACTCGGCCTCAATATCGAGGCCCCCACCGCGACTCCCTCAGAGGAACTTTCTCCCACGCCTCCAGTCGCTTCCATCCCTTCCGAGAACTCGCCCCACAACTCTTTTCATCGCCTCGCCGAAACCGTCGAGGCGCTCTCCCAAACCGATAGCCATCTGAAGAAACTCGATTTGATCGGTCGCCTGCTCGCACCACTGGAAGCGCAGGAGGTCGCCGACGCCTTGAGCCTGCTGCATAGGGCGCCACCAGAATTGCTAGCCGAACTCCCTGCCAAGCTGGTCAAGCAAAGCCTCATCCTCGCGACCGGTTCCAACGAAGCGAAGTTCAAAGCCCTGTATCACGATTTTCGAGACAACCGGAAAGCGGCGCGCGTGCTCTTCAGCCAAAATCCCAGCGCCCCGACCCGCACCCTTTCCCAAATCTCGAGTTTCCTCAAGACACTCAGTTCCGCCCCCAACCCGATCTTCAAGCAATCCCTGCTCAGCGAGCACTTTCGCAAGCTGTCGCCCGCGGAGGGCTGTGTTCTCTTCGACTACCTTTCCGGCACTCCGCAAAGCGGGGTCAGCGCCGACCTTCTCTGCCAAGCCATTTCTCACCATTTTCAACGCCCCCTCGAAAGCGTGCGAGCCGCCTACCTGCGCTGCGCCGACTTCGCGCAAGTGTCCGAAGCAGCCACTCGGGATTCGCTCGCGAAGATCCGTATCCAATCCTTCCACCCCATCCTTCCCATGCAGGCCGCTACGGAAGCCTCCGCCGAGGCCGTAATCGAGAAGCAGGGTCTCTCCCTCTGGGCGGAGCGCGAGCACGACGGCATCCGTTGCCAGATTCACAAGGATGGCGAACACGTAGACCTCTACAGCAAAAGCGGCGAACGCATCACCCATCTTTTTCCTGAGTTCCTGGAGGCAGCTCGCAGCATCCCCCAGCACTTTATTTGCGATGCGGTGGTGGTGCCCTGGGGCTACGAGGAACCGCTGCCACGCTCCGAGCTGGACAAGCGACTCAACCGCAAAGCGGAAGAACTCTTCTTGGGAGAAGAGGTCCCCGTGACGCTTTGGCTCGTCGACCTGCTTTCGCTTTCCGGCGAGGACCTGCTAGACCTGCCACTAGA
- a CDS encoding trimeric intracellular cation channel family protein, producing MLVEILAAFEHPQSLTYYLGQVGVAVFAISGALAADRKGSDWVGVLCLAAATGLGGGSLRDLLLRRESVFWIADTTYLWVVIAATAFTIFWVRFFKPPTNALLYADALGLAMFSIVGAKIAESSGVAAIIVVLMGVITGVAGGILRDVLANEIPLIFRASEPIYSVSSALGIIAYLGLKTFGCPPQLATLSGVAIIAATRFAAIIWKIKLPEFTIRKR from the coding sequence ATGCTCGTGGAGATTCTGGCTGCGTTCGAGCATCCACAGAGCCTCACCTACTACCTCGGGCAAGTCGGCGTAGCGGTCTTCGCCATCAGCGGAGCGCTGGCCGCCGATCGAAAGGGTTCGGATTGGGTAGGCGTACTTTGCCTAGCGGCCGCGACCGGACTTGGAGGCGGCAGCCTGAGGGATCTTCTGCTACGTCGCGAATCCGTATTCTGGATCGCTGACACGACCTACCTCTGGGTAGTCATCGCTGCCACCGCCTTCACCATTTTCTGGGTACGCTTCTTCAAACCGCCGACCAACGCTTTGCTCTACGCAGACGCCTTGGGCCTTGCCATGTTCTCGATAGTAGGGGCCAAGATCGCGGAGTCTTCAGGGGTCGCTGCCATCATCGTAGTGCTCATGGGCGTAATAACTGGAGTGGCGGGCGGAATCCTTCGCGATGTATTGGCAAACGAAATACCGCTGATTTTCCGGGCTAGCGAACCGATCTATTCCGTCTCGTCCGCCCTCGGCATCATCGCCTACCTCGGGCTGAAAACGTTTGGCTGTCCCCCTCAATTGGCAACCCTATCGGGCGTCGCCATCATTGCCGCTACCCGATTCGCAGCCATCATCTGGAAAATCAAGCTCCCAGAATTCACGATTCGCAAACGGTGA
- the rpoN gene encoding RNA polymerase factor sigma-54 has product MAAQGFNQELRQKQTQSLVLAPQLRQSLKILQVAQMDLRTTILEELQTNPSLEELSMDTPSLDEPSPSDSESNDPKDEHSQSEELEFGENFEILNKLDEDWRDYMSQVGGAQNYTSEDAEKREHFFNSLVSETSLQEHLLDQASLADLEPNQREAIEYLVGSIDNSGFLSTSLSDLALLSGLSLGEMQEAHNILRTFEPAGIGAFDVQDCLLMQLKAKFRGRSIAAEIIRDHFKLLSRRRIPDIARRMGIDVEEVQEAIAEIALLDPAPGRRFADDTNRSIMPDVIVEWDEDKWKVTLNSDYIPRLRISPTYKEMIAKGTVSKQEKEYIQEKIRSGKFLMSSIEQRQQTIERIANEIVKLQKDFFEEGVSKLRPCTMTQVAEIVGVHETTVSRALANKYMQTPHGIFEMKFFFTPGYKGSDGEAISNTSVKDMIQQLIASEDTSKPLSDQEIVARLQEKDLKIARRTVAKYREELGILPSNLRRQY; this is encoded by the coding sequence ATGGCCGCGCAAGGTTTCAACCAAGAGTTACGTCAGAAACAAACTCAATCCCTCGTACTCGCGCCACAGCTTCGCCAGTCGCTCAAGATCCTCCAGGTGGCGCAAATGGATCTCCGCACCACCATCCTCGAGGAGCTCCAAACGAACCCTTCCCTCGAGGAGCTTTCCATGGATACGCCGAGCCTGGACGAACCCTCGCCCAGCGATTCAGAATCGAACGACCCCAAGGACGAGCATTCCCAAAGCGAGGAGCTGGAGTTCGGGGAAAACTTCGAAATCCTCAACAAGCTGGACGAAGATTGGCGGGACTACATGTCGCAAGTGGGCGGCGCTCAAAACTACACGAGCGAAGACGCCGAAAAACGGGAGCATTTCTTCAACTCGCTCGTATCCGAAACGTCGTTACAGGAGCATTTGCTCGACCAAGCCTCCCTTGCGGACCTGGAGCCAAACCAACGCGAAGCCATCGAGTACTTGGTAGGCAGCATCGACAACAGCGGCTTCCTCTCCACCTCCCTTTCCGACCTCGCTTTGCTCTCCGGCCTTTCCCTCGGCGAGATGCAAGAAGCCCACAACATCCTGCGCACCTTCGAGCCCGCCGGCATCGGAGCCTTCGACGTGCAAGATTGCTTGCTCATGCAGCTCAAGGCCAAGTTTCGCGGTCGCTCCATTGCTGCAGAAATCATTCGCGACCACTTCAAGCTCCTGTCCCGTCGCCGCATACCCGACATTGCAAGACGCATGGGGATCGACGTCGAGGAGGTGCAGGAAGCCATCGCAGAAATCGCCTTGCTCGACCCCGCTCCCGGTCGCCGCTTCGCCGACGACACCAACCGCTCCATCATGCCGGACGTCATCGTCGAGTGGGACGAGGACAAGTGGAAGGTAACCCTGAACTCCGATTACATCCCACGCCTGCGCATCAGCCCGACCTACAAGGAGATGATCGCCAAAGGAACCGTCTCGAAGCAGGAAAAGGAGTACATCCAAGAGAAAATCCGCTCCGGCAAGTTTCTCATGAGCTCCATCGAGCAGCGCCAGCAGACCATCGAGCGCATCGCGAACGAGATCGTGAAGCTCCAGAAAGACTTTTTCGAGGAAGGCGTATCCAAGCTGCGCCCTTGCACCATGACTCAGGTCGCGGAGATCGTCGGCGTGCACGAAACCACCGTTTCCCGCGCCCTCGCCAACAAGTATATGCAGACGCCGCACGGGATCTTCGAGATGAAGTTCTTCTTCACCCCTGGCTACAAAGGCTCCGACGGCGAAGCCATTTCCAACACCAGCGTGAAGGACATGATCCAGCAGCTCATCGCCTCCGAGGACACTTCCAAGCCCCTGAGCGACCAGGAAATCGTCGCCCGCCTCCAGGAAAAAGACCTGAAGATCGCGCGGCGTACCGTTGCGAAATACCGCGAAGAGCTCGGCATCCTCCCCAGCAACCTGCGGCGCCAGTACTGA
- a CDS encoding AAA family ATPase — MSKDDKPKDPMEELQKNLQDLFKQGKAFMPFGGPMGGASGMASQSGGPQNPSKAQEEEDAERAAALKRIEAFNLKPREIRDYLDRFVIQQNEAKKVISVAICDHFNHVRRCLERPDLADLDYAKQNIILLGPTGVGKTYLMRNVAKLVGVPFVKADATKFSETGYIGGDVEDLVRDLVKAANGDTELAQYGIVYIDEIDKIANKANGGGGRDVSGRGVQINLLKLMEDTEVNLQSQTDMMGQMQAMMDLQSGKKRKRTVSTKHILFIVSGAFDQMDQSIKKRLTNTSMGFGAPRASDEDEDSNFLDKVETRDFIDYGFEPEFVGRLPVRVACQPLKPDDLFQIMTTSEGSVLRQYISDFEGYGITLEMDNPSLREVAERAYKEKTGARGLMTILERAFRSFKFELPSTSIKTLKVDKRTIEDPDKHLKQLLRENLSSQHDVLKKEIQEFCDRFESQHGFTLEFTEDAIVALIDESLETDKTIRGLCERKFHDFNHGLTLISRNTGQKKFTVDGDVIRDAEKALSNWVVASYKKEETES; from the coding sequence ATGAGCAAAGACGACAAGCCAAAAGACCCGATGGAAGAACTGCAGAAGAACCTGCAGGACCTCTTCAAGCAGGGAAAAGCCTTCATGCCCTTCGGCGGCCCCATGGGGGGAGCAAGCGGCATGGCCTCCCAATCCGGCGGCCCCCAAAACCCTTCCAAAGCCCAAGAGGAGGAAGACGCCGAAAGAGCCGCCGCCCTCAAGCGCATCGAAGCCTTCAACCTGAAACCTCGCGAAATCCGCGATTACCTCGACCGCTTCGTCATCCAGCAAAACGAAGCCAAAAAAGTCATTTCCGTCGCCATCTGCGACCACTTCAACCACGTGCGCCGCTGCCTCGAGCGCCCCGACCTCGCTGACCTCGACTACGCTAAGCAGAACATCATCCTGCTCGGCCCCACCGGCGTCGGGAAAACTTACCTCATGCGCAACGTCGCTAAGCTGGTGGGCGTGCCTTTCGTCAAGGCCGACGCCACCAAGTTCTCCGAAACAGGCTACATCGGCGGAGACGTGGAAGACCTCGTGCGCGACCTCGTCAAAGCAGCCAACGGCGACACCGAACTGGCCCAGTACGGCATCGTCTACATCGACGAAATCGACAAGATCGCCAACAAGGCCAACGGCGGGGGCGGCCGCGACGTATCCGGTCGCGGCGTGCAGATCAACTTGCTCAAGCTGATGGAGGACACCGAAGTCAATCTGCAGAGCCAGACGGACATGATGGGGCAAATGCAAGCCATGATGGACTTGCAGAGCGGTAAAAAGCGCAAACGCACCGTATCCACCAAGCACATACTCTTCATCGTGAGCGGGGCCTTCGACCAGATGGACCAGTCCATCAAAAAGCGCCTCACCAACACTTCCATGGGCTTTGGAGCGCCCAGAGCCTCCGACGAGGACGAGGACTCCAACTTCCTGGACAAAGTCGAAACCCGCGACTTCATCGACTACGGCTTCGAGCCGGAATTCGTGGGGCGCCTCCCCGTGCGCGTCGCCTGCCAGCCCCTTAAGCCAGACGACCTCTTTCAAATCATGACCACCTCCGAGGGGAGCGTACTTCGTCAGTACATCTCCGATTTCGAAGGCTACGGAATCACTCTGGAAATGGACAATCCTTCCCTGCGGGAGGTCGCCGAGCGAGCCTACAAGGAAAAGACAGGGGCCCGCGGCCTCATGACAATCCTGGAGCGAGCCTTTCGCAGCTTTAAGTTCGAACTCCCCTCCACCAGCATCAAAACGCTCAAGGTCGACAAGCGGACGATCGAAGATCCAGACAAGCACCTCAAGCAGCTGCTCCGCGAAAATCTCTCCAGCCAACACGACGTATTAAAAAAGGAGATACAGGAATTCTGCGATCGCTTCGAATCGCAACACGGCTTCACCCTCGAGTTCACCGAAGACGCCATCGTGGCGCTTATCGACGAATCCCTCGAGACCGATAAAACAATCCGCGGGCTCTGCGAACGCAAGTTCCACGATTTCAATCACGGACTCACCCTCATCAGCCGCAATACCGGCCAAAAGAAGTTCACCGTCGACGGCGACGTCATACGCGACGCCGAAAAAGCCCTCTCGAATTGGGTTGTCGCCAGCTACAAAAAAGAAGAGACCGAATCCTAA